The genomic DNA GATCGACCGCGAGCGCATCGTCGTGCTGCCCGAGGGCGATCGACTGTGTCGGATGTTCGGTCTCGACCCGCTCGGGACCATCGCATCCGGCGCGCTGGTGATGACCTTGAGCCCGGCCGACGCGGCGATCGTGATCCACGCCCTGGCCCGGGAGCGGATCGACGCGCACTACATCGGCCAGGTGGTCGCCCGCGAACGCGGGGTCGTCCTCGTGGAGGGGGGTCGGGAACGGCCGTTGCCCGTCTTCCCCCAGGACGAGATCACCAGGCTGTTCTCAGGAGGCTAGGTATGCCTCAACTCGGGTACTCGTTTCGGCCAGTCGCGCTCGGGCGCGAGGGAATGGTGGCTTCGGCCCATCCGTTGGCGACGCTGGCGGGCGTCGATGTTCTTCGGGCGGGCGGCACCGCCGCCGACGCGGCGGTCGCCACGAACGCCGTGCTCGCCGTCACCCAGCCCAACAGCTGCGGCGTCGGCGGCGACCTCTTCTGCCTGTACTACGACGCGGCGAGCCGGCGCATCCACTTCCTCAACGGCGCCGGCCGCTCCGGCTCCCGCGCCGGGCTGGAGGAGCTCCGCCGGCGGGGACTGGAGCAGCTTCCCGTCCTGGGGCCGGCGACGGTCAGCGTGCCCGGCTGCGTGCGTGGCTGGGGCATGCTTCTCGAGCGCTTCGGCACGCGGCCGCTGCCCGAGCTGCTTGCCCCGGCCATCCACTACGCCGAGCTGGGCTTCGCCGCGAGCTCCATCGTGAGCCAGGCGATCGCCGAGCTGGCGCCGGACAACGAGGATCCCGAGTGGCACCGCGTGTTCCGGCCGGCCGGTGGCCCGCCCGCGGCGGGCGAGCTGTTCGTTCAGCCCGATCTCGCCCGCACGCTGAAGGCGCTCGCCGTCGACGGCCCCGACCTCTTCTACACGGGCCAGGTCGGTCGGGCCATCGCCGGCCGCCTGGAGGCGGAGGGCTTCCTGACCCCCGACGACCTGGCGCGCCATCGCGGCGAGTGGGGGGAGCCGATCGCCACCCGCTATCGCGAGTACACCATCCACCAGACCCCGCCCCCCACCCAGGGTCTGGCGGCCCTGCTCGCCTTCAACCTGCTCGAGGGCGTCCCGCTGGCTCGCCGGCGCCTGCACACCGTCGAGCACCTGCACCTGCTCATCGAGGCCGTGAAGCTCGCGTACGCCGACCGCGACCGCTGGATCGGCGATCCCGAGCACGCTCGGGTGCCCGTGGCCTCACTCCTCGACAAGCCGTACGCGGCGCGGCGTCGGCGGGAGCTCGACCCGAGAAAGGCCAGCGCCTACGCGCCCGGAGAGCCGGAGGGCGACACCACCGGATTCGTGGTTGCCGACGGCCGGGGAAACCTGGTGGCCGTGATCCAGAGCCTGTTCAACGCCTTCGGCTCCGGCGTCGTCGTGCCCGGAACAGGGGTGACGCTGCACAATCGCGGCCGGCACTTCCGTGTCGACCCGGCCCACCCCAGCGCCTTCGGCCCGGGCAAGCGTCCCTTCCACACCCTCATCGCGTCGATCGTCACGCAGGGCGACCGTCCGGTGCTGGGCTTCGCCACCATGGGCGGCAATGGCCAGGCCATGTTCCACATCCAGGTCCTCACCAACGTCCTCGACTACGGCCTGGACGTGCAGGAAGCCATCGAGCGCCCGCGCTTCCTGATCGGCGCGTTTCTGCCAGGTGAGCCGAGCGACACCATTCACGTGGAGAACCGGGTCGGGGCCCGTGTGCTGGCCGGGCTGGCCCGCAAGGGTCATCACGTCAAGCCGGCGCCATCGCTCTTCTACAAGGTCGGCCACGCCCAGGCGATCGCCCTCCGCGACGGCACACTCTGGGGCGGCGCCGACCCCCGCGGCGACGGCATGGCGCTGGGATTCTAGGGCCCATGCGCGGAACCTCCTGGCTCGTCCTGCTGATCGCGCTGACGGTGGCCGGCGGCCGCGCCGAGGCCGCCGAATGGGGCGGCATCAAGCCGGCCGAAAGCACGATGGACACCGTGCGGGGGCGTTACGGTCCGCCGTCCAGCTCGAAGGCCGGCAAGGTGGACGGCTACGACACCATGCAGTGGAGCTACGAGAGTCCCCGGACCCCCAGCGGCATCCAGCGCCTGGTGGTGGACTTCGGGCTGCTCGTCGGCGGCAGCTACCGGCCCCAGGTAGTCCGCACGTTTCGTCTGGAGCCCAAACCGGATATTTTCACGCGACCCACCGTGCTGGCCGGCTGGGGCGAGCCCGATCGTAGCTCGCCGGTCGGCGAAGAGCCCCTGTGGTTCTTCTACGAGACGGGCCTGGTCATCTACTTCGACAAGAAGGGCTGGCAGGTGCAGTCGATGGTCTTCGTGCAGCCCCAGCCGGCTACGGCCGGCCCAGGCGCGCGACAGCCCTGAGCAGCCCCGCCTTCGGAATGGCCACCCAGGCCGGCCGGTGGTTGGCCTCGTACAGCACCTCGTAGGCGGCCTTCTCCAGCTCCAGCACGGCCAGAGTCCGCGTGAAGTCATCGTGGGCCGCCGGCACGAACGGCGCCCCGGCGACGGCGCGGCGGTAGGCCGTAGTGACGATGCGGGCGCCCTCGGCCTGCCACGCCGCCGCCCAGTCCTCGAGCCCGGCAGGCCGATTCGCCATCGCCGCGTAGTCGATCGAGCGCAGGAGACCGGCTACGTCACGCAGCGGGGTGTGCTTACGCCGTCGCTCGGCCAGCGGCCGCAACGGCTCGCCCTCGAAGTCGATGATCACGAACTCGCCGGTGGCCTCCCGGTACAGCGTCTGCCCCAGGTGCAGATCGCCGTGGTGCCGAATCTTGTCGATCCCCTCGAGACCTCGCAGACCGCTCTCCAGATCGGCGTCGGGCACCGGCGAGCGAGAGCCCAGGGCGTCGGCCGCCGCGGCGAGCTGGCGAGCGACGTCGCTAGCCCACGCCGCCACATCGGCGGCGGTGATGCGCTCGGGAGCAAAAGCGGGATCGGTGGCGTCCGAGGCCAGCGCGCGGTGCAGCGCGCCCGTCACCGTGCCGAGCCGCTCCAGCGCGTCCAGCGTAGGCCCGGCCAGCGCGCGGAGCCGCGCCGGGTCCACCCCTGACGCCCGGCGCGCAGCCTCATAGAACGCGGCCAGGCCGGCGAGCATCCACTCCCAGCCGTCGCGGGCGCCCGTCACCAGCTCCTGCACCACGGCCAGCGTGGCGCGGGCGCCGGCCCGCCGGTACTCCAGGTGTCCGGCCAGGCGCGGCGTGTGGGCGAAGTGGGCGCGCTCGGTGAGAAAGCGCGTCATCTCCTCTTCGGGGTTCGGGCCGTCGGCCAGCCGGCGGAAGTGCTTCATGATGAGCCGGTCGCCGAAGGCCACCGACGTGTTGCTCTGCTCGCCCCCGATGCGGCGCGCCGGCAGCGGCGGCAGCTCCGCCGGGAACGCCGCAGTGGGGACGCCGCGCAGCTCGCCGTGCTGGCCGCTCACCACCCCGCGGCGGGCGATGAGGTCGAGCAGGGAGCGGCAGAAGACCGCGTCGTCGAGGCCGTCGGCGACGGCAGCCGCGCCGGCGGCCTCCCCGACCGGCACGGCGTAGCGATCCCGGGTGCCGTCGTCCAGGCCGACGTCGACGATCACCAGCACGCCGCCGCCGAGCGCGATCGTGTCGGCCACGCCGATCGTGGTGAGGCGGCGCGTCTTGGCGGCGAACCAGCGCTGGCGGGGCAGCCAGGCGGCCAGGACATCAGATGGCGGTGTCTTCGATGCCATAGCGCAGCGGACGTGGCTCCCGGCGTTCCAGGCGGAACCAGTAGAAGCCGTGCGGGCCCAGGGCCAGGAAGTACGGGGCCTCGCCGATGGGGGGGAATCGCGTGTCGCCGAGGAGCTCCAGGGGGACCGCACCGCGATGGCGGGCCAGGTCGAGGGCCACCGGCTGCGAGCGCTCCGACAGATTGGCCACGACCAGGATCGTCTCGTCCTCGTGCTCGCGCAGAAAGGCCAGGATGTTCTGGTTCAGGGGCCGGAGGAACTCGATCGACCCCCGCCCGAACGCCCGGCAGCGCTTGCGGGCTGCGATGAGCCGCTTCATCGTGTTGAGCAGCGACGAGGGCGTTCGCTGCTGGGCCGCCACGTTCACGGCCTGGTAGCCGTAGACGGGATCGGCGATGACGGGCAGGAACAGCTGGCTCTCGTCCGCGGTGGAGAAGCCGGCATTGCGGTCGCCCGACCACTGCATGGGCGTGCGTACGCCGTTGCGGTCGCCCAGGTAGATGTTGTCGCCCATCCCGATCTCGTCGCCGTAATAGAGGATGGGACTGCCGGGCAGCGTGAAGAGCAGACAGGTCAGGAGCTCGATTCGCCGCCGGTCGTTGTCCATCAGGGGCGCCAGGCGCCGGCGGATGCCCAGGTTCAGCTTGGCCTGGGAATCCCGGGCGTAGGCGTAGTACATGTAGTCCCGCTCTTCGTTGGTCACCATCTCCAGCGTCAGCTCGTCGTGGTTCCGGAGGAACAGGCACCACTGGCAGCTGGGCGGGATGGCCGGGGTGTGGGTGAAGATGTCCAGGATGGGCAGGCGCTCCTCCCGGCGAATGGCCATGTAGAGCCGGGGCATGAGCGGGAAGTGGAAGGCCATGTGGAACTCGTCGCCCTCGCCGAAGTAGGGCCGCACGTCCTCCGGCCACTGGTTGGCTTCGGCGAGCAACACCCGGTCGCCGCCGTACTCGCGGTCGATGACCCGCCGGAACTCCTTGAGGATCTCGTGGGTCTCGGGCAGGTTCTCGCAGTTCGTGCCCTCGCGCTCGATCAGGTAGGGCACGGCGTCGCAGCGAAAGCCGTCCAGCCCCCGGTCCAGCCAGAACCGCATGATGTCCAGCATGCTGCGGCGCACGGCCGGGTTGTCGTAATTGAGGTCGGGCTGGTGGCTGAAGAAGCGATGCCAGTAGAACGCCTTCCGCACCGGGTCCCGAGTCCAGTTCGACTTCTCGGTGTCCACGAAGATGATGCGGGCCGCGCCGTAGCGCCGATCCGTCGGGCTCCAGACGTAGTAGTCGCCGTAGGGGCCGCCGGGCTCCGAGCGGGAGGCCTGGAACCACGGGTGCTGGTCCGACGTGTGGTTCATCACCAGGTCGGCGATCACGCGCAGGCCGCGCTCGTGAGCGGCGTCGAGGAACTTTTGGAAGTCCTCCAGGCTGCCGTAGGCGGGATGGATGCCGTAGAAGTCGGCGATGTCGTAGCCGTCGTCGCGCAACGGCGAGGGATACATCGGCAGGATCCACAGGCAATCCACACCGAGCTCCTTGACGTAGTCGAGGCTCTCGGTGAGTCCGGCGAAGTCGCCGATGCCGTCGCCATTGGCGTCCCGGAACGCCTTGACGTGCACCTCGTAGAAGACGGCGTCTTTGTACCAGTCCCGGCTCATGGCCTCACGAAGGATTCTACCGCTCGCGCCGGCGCGGCCCGCAGCGGAACGTTGCCAGATGGATGCCCGGACGCTAAGCTGTCAGCGCCACCTATGAGCCTTCGACACCCACTCTCGCCGTTGCCGCCACGACCTCTCGTCGGAGGGACGACGCACGTGAGCCTGGGGCGTGGTGGATCACGCCCTCGGCGGCGGTCCGCAACTCGGCATCACCGGTTGCGGGCGCTGAACGTTTCGCACTGCCCGACGTCCCCCGATTCGATTCCCCGCTTGAACCAACCCACGCGCTGCGCCGAGGTGCCGTGGGTGAAGGACTCGGGCGAGACGTAGCCCCGGCCCTGCCGCTGCAGCCGGTCGTCGCCGATCGCCGCTGCCGCGTTGAGGCCTTCTTCGATGTCACCCTGCTCGAGGAGTTGTCGTGACTGGTCCGCATGATGCGCCCACACGCCGGCGAAGCAGTCGGCCTGGAGCTCCTGCATCACCGACAGCGCATTGGCCTGGGCAGGGCTCAGCCGGCGCTGAGCGCCCCGAACCTCCTGGCTGATCCCCAGCAGCGTCTGCACGTGGTGGCCGACCTCGTGCGCGATGACATAGGCCTGGGCGAAGTCTCCGGGCGCGCCGAACCGGTCCCGCAGGTCACGGAAGAAGCTGAGGTCGAGGTAGAGCTTCTGATCTTCCGGACAATAAAAGGGGCCGACCGCGGCCTGGGCGAATCCGCACGCTGACTCGACGGCGCCCGAGAACAGCACAAGCCGCGGGTGCTCGTAGACCCGATTCATCCGGCGAAACAGAGCTTCCCACGTGTCCTCGGTGTCGGCCAGGACCACGGAGACGAAGTCGCGGAGCGGGTCGTCCGTCCGCGGCGTGGCCGGAGGCGCGTTCTGCTCCGGCGCCATCTCGGGCACGCCTTGCTGCAGGAGCAGGCTGGGGTCGACTCCGAAGAAGAGGGCCAGGAGAAGGAGGACGATCACGCCGATGCCGCCCCCGGCGACGCGGGGTGATACCCGCATTCCGCGCCGATCCTCGATGTTCTCGCTGCGCCGCCCGCTCCTCCATCTCATATCGACTTCACCTCGATGTTCCCGGCCGACCGTCGCGATGGTGGCCGCAAGTGTCCATCCGCCGCTCACAGAATGCAAGCCGACGACCCTCGACACGGACAGCCGTGGGGCACCCGCCGATCAGCTGCGGTGCAGGGAAAAGATGGCGGCTGGTTCGCGCGCGGGATCGAGCGTCACGCGCAGCCGGGAACCGCGCACCTCCTGCCAGGTGTCGGTCAACCGCTCGTGGAGCCGGTAGAGGCGGTCGTCGGTCATGCTCAGCTCGTGGATGGGGATGTCGAGCCACGCCGAGCGGGGGGCGGACGGATCGAGGTTCACCGCCACCAGCACCACGTCCAGGTGGTCCGGCGTCATCTTGCCGTAGAAGAGCACGTGGGGATCGTCCGACGGGTAGAAGCGCAGATTGCGGTAGAGCTGGAGCGCGCGATGCTCCCGGCGCAAGCGGTTGACCGCGGTGATCAGGTCCACGATGTTGCCCGGGGCGTCCCAGTCGCGCGCCTTCAGCTCGTACTTCTCGGAGTTCAGGTACTCTTCCGAGCCCTCGGCGTACGGCACGTTCTCGCACAGCTCGTACCCGGAGTAGATGCCGTAGAGCGAGGACAGGGTGGCGGCCAGCACCAGACGCATCTTGAACGCCGGCCGCCCGCCCCGCTGGAGCGTGGCGTGCAGGATGTCCGGGGTATTGGGCCAGAGGTTGCCCCGGAAGTATTCGGCGACGGGAGGCTGGGTGATCTCGGTCAGGTAGTCGATGAGCTCCTGCTTGTCGTTGCGCCAGGTGAAGTACGTGTAGGACTGGGTGAACCCGGCCTTGGCCAGGACCTTCATCATCTTCGGTCGGGTGAACGCTTCGGCCAGGAAGATGACGTCGGGATGGCGGTCCTGGATGGCCCGGATCAGCCACTCCCAGAACTTCACGGGTTTGGTGTGGGGGTTGTCGACCCGGAACGTCTTGACCCCGTGGGCGATCCAGTGCTCGAGGGTGCGCCGCATCTCTTCCCACAGCGGCCGGGGATCGGCGGTGGTGAAGTTGACCGGGTAGACGTCCTGGTACTTCTTCGGCGGATTCTCGGCGTACTTGATCGTCCCGTCCGGCCGGTGGAAGAACCACTCGGGGTGCTCCCGCGCCCAGGGATGGTCGGGTGAGGCCTGGATGGCGAAGTCCAAAGCCACCTCGAGGTCGAGGTTGTGGGCGCGCTCCACGAACCGATCGAAGTCCTCGAGCGTCCCCAGCTCGGGATGGACGGCGGTGTGGCCGCCTTCCGCGGCGCCGATGGCCCAGGGGCTTCCGGGATCGCCGGGCTGGGCGGTCAGCGTATTGTTGCGGCCCTTGCGGTATGTCCGCCCGATCGGATGGATCGGAGGCAGATAGACGACGTCGAAGCCCATGGCGGCGGCGCGCTCGAGCTGGGCCTCGGCGTCCTTGAAGGTGCCGTGACGGTCGGCGCTGCCGGAGCGGGGAAAGAACTCGTACCACGCCGCGAAGCGAGCGCGCTCCCGGTCGGCCACGACCTCGAAGACACGCTCCGCCCCGGTCGCCTCCGCCCGGTCCAGGTGTCGGGCCATGAGCTCGGCCAGCGCGGGCTCGCGGGCGGCGCCGACCGCCGCCGCCTGATCTTCGCGCCAGCCGATCCGCCGGGCCCACGCCTCCAGAGCCTGGGCGTCAGGCCCACCCGCGCGCCGGGCGGCGGCGGCCACCAGCGCCGCGCCTTCCAGCAGCTCGCTGCCCACGTCCTGCCCGGCCGCCACCCGCTTGTCGAGGTCGGCCAGCCAGGACTGGAAGGGATCGGGCAGCGCCTCGATGGTGAACAGCCAGCGACCCAGCGCGTCGAGTCTGAAGCCGCCGGCCCAGCGGTCGTTGTCGACGAAGCTCATAAGACTTTCCCGCCACTCGCGCGCGTGGGCGGGACGGTACTTGAGGAAGGCCACCAGCACGTCGTGGCCGTCCTTGAAGATGTCGGCCGAGACCTCCACCACGTCGCCCACCTCGCGCTTGACGGGGTAGCGTCCCCCGTCCACCGCGGGCGCGATGCTCTCGATGACGACGGTGCGGCGGGGGTCGGCCGGGTCGCCGAGCATTCAGCGCCACCTCGCCACGAGGTACGGCTTCTGCCGCTCGAAGGCCACGGCCACCGCTTCCAGGGTCGCCTCCGTCCCGGCCGCGTCCCGGTCGACGGTGGCCCGCACGAAGGCGGCGGTGCGGCCGAGGTAGAGCGGCACCAGCGAGCGGAGCAGGTGGTCGCGGTGGACGACCCCGTAGTGGTGGGCGAGGGCGAAGTCGTACACGACCCGGGCCCACAGGTCGTCGGGGAAGCTCAGCCGGGTCCCCGCGCCGCCTTCGATGGCCAGGACCTCGCCGAAGGTCTCCGGAGCCAGGATGTCCTCCCAGAGTGGCGCCAGGTCGCGCAGGCCCTGCCGAAAGGCGGCGACCATGCGGTCGACGTCGACCGCCATCGGATCGGTGGCCGGCAGCGTCGGCTCGCCCACCGCGGGGACGGGCTCGCTGCCCCGGACCTCCAGCCAGAGGTCCGGATGGCGGTCCATGACGGCGAAGACGGCGCCCAGGGTCTGGGCCACCATCGTGGGCAGATCGGTCGTGCGCGTGCGCGAGACCACACGGCGGACGCCCAGCCAGGCTTCGCGGACGGCGAACCCGTCGGCGATCGCGGTGCCAACGATCCAGAGGTCGGTGACGTCGCGCCCGCTCCACCGCCAGCGCGGGTGGGCCAGCAGGTGGTCCACGAGCCGCGGCGAGAGCGCCTGGGAGCCGGCCATCGGCTGGTGCAGCCGCCGACCATACAGGGCCCGGATCAGCGGGGCCAGGATCAGATTGGTGATGGTCCCGTCGTAGCGGTGGCGCGCGTAGGCGGGGATCACGAAGTCGATCTTGTCCTCCCACACGGGCCGGAGCAGCCTGGCGATCCACTCGTCGGTCATGGAGCTCACGTCGGCCTCGAGCACGACGGCCGCCCGGCCGCCCAGGCGCTGGATCGCCTCCAGCACCAGGCGGAGCGCCTTGCCGCGACCGGGCACGCCGTGGAACGGCACGGCCGCCCGCTCGGTCATCGGCGCGTCGTGGCGGGCCAGCACGACGGGCAGGCCGACGGCGCCGAGCAGCTCGGGCGTCCGGTCGGAGGACCCGGCATCGGCGTTGATCAGCACGGCCGCCGCCCCGGGGAAGTGCCGCTCCAGGCCGGCCCGAGCCACCTCGGCGACGGCCGGAACGGTCGCCGCATTGTTGTAGGTGAGCAGACAGACGGCGATGTCCGGCGTGCCCACCCGAGCCAGCTGCTCGTCCAGGGGTACGGGCGGGGCTTCGGCGACGGGTTCGGTCGCGGCGGCCGCGGCGTCCGGGCTCGCGTCGTCGCTCATCGCAGCAAATGGATCATCAGCGCCAGGGAGTCGATGAGGTGGCGGGTGACCAGGAAGCTCCGCCGCACGTGCTCCCGCCCGGCTGCGCCCATGCGGGCGATCAGCTCGGGATTGTTGAGGAGATGGCGGATGCGGAAGGCGGCCCCCTCCATCGAGTGCACCGTGTAGCCGGTGACCTCGGTGATGATCTGCTGGGGCAGGCCTCCGGCGAAGCCGCCCACCACCGGCCTGCTCTTCCACATCGCCTCGGCGGCGCCGAGCCCGAACCCTTCCCGCACGGACTTCTGGAGCACGATGGTGGCGCCGCGCTGCAGCGCATTGATCTGCAGCGAGGCGTCGGGGGGCAGCTCCAGCACCACGATGTCGGGGTCGTGGTGCGCAGCCTCC from Candidatus Methylomirabilota bacterium includes the following:
- a CDS encoding alpha-1,4-glucan--maltose-1-phosphate maltosyltransferase, producing MLGDPADPRRTVVIESIAPAVDGGRYPVKREVGDVVEVSADIFKDGHDVLVAFLKYRPAHAREWRESLMSFVDNDRWAGGFRLDALGRWLFTIEALPDPFQSWLADLDKRVAAGQDVGSELLEGAALVAAAARRAGGPDAQALEAWARRIGWREDQAAAVGAAREPALAELMARHLDRAEATGAERVFEVVADRERARFAAWYEFFPRSGSADRHGTFKDAEAQLERAAAMGFDVVYLPPIHPIGRTYRKGRNNTLTAQPGDPGSPWAIGAAEGGHTAVHPELGTLEDFDRFVERAHNLDLEVALDFAIQASPDHPWAREHPEWFFHRPDGTIKYAENPPKKYQDVYPVNFTTADPRPLWEEMRRTLEHWIAHGVKTFRVDNPHTKPVKFWEWLIRAIQDRHPDVIFLAEAFTRPKMMKVLAKAGFTQSYTYFTWRNDKQELIDYLTEITQPPVAEYFRGNLWPNTPDILHATLQRGGRPAFKMRLVLAATLSSLYGIYSGYELCENVPYAEGSEEYLNSEKYELKARDWDAPGNIVDLITAVNRLRREHRALQLYRNLRFYPSDDPHVLFYGKMTPDHLDVVLVAVNLDPSAPRSAWLDIPIHELSMTDDRLYRLHERLTDTWQEVRGSRLRVTLDPAREPAAIFSLHRS
- a CDS encoding glycosyl transferase family 2; translation: MSDDASPDAAAAATEPVAEAPPVPLDEQLARVGTPDIAVCLLTYNNAATVPAVAEVARAGLERHFPGAAAVLINADAGSSDRTPELLGAVGLPVVLARHDAPMTERAAVPFHGVPGRGKALRLVLEAIQRLGGRAAVVLEADVSSMTDEWIARLLRPVWEDKIDFVIPAYARHRYDGTITNLILAPLIRALYGRRLHQPMAGSQALSPRLVDHLLAHPRWRWSGRDVTDLWIVGTAIADGFAVREAWLGVRRVVSRTRTTDLPTMVAQTLGAVFAVMDRHPDLWLEVRGSEPVPAVGEPTLPATDPMAVDVDRMVAAFRQGLRDLAPLWEDILAPETFGEVLAIEGGAGTRLSFPDDLWARVVYDFALAHHYGVVHRDHLLRSLVPLYLGRTAAFVRATVDRDAAGTEATLEAVAVAFERQKPYLVARWR
- the treS gene encoding maltose alpha-D-glucosyltransferase; its protein translation is MSRDWYKDAVFYEVHVKAFRDANGDGIGDFAGLTESLDYVKELGVDCLWILPMYPSPLRDDGYDIADFYGIHPAYGSLEDFQKFLDAAHERGLRVIADLVMNHTSDQHPWFQASRSEPGGPYGDYYVWSPTDRRYGAARIIFVDTEKSNWTRDPVRKAFYWHRFFSHQPDLNYDNPAVRRSMLDIMRFWLDRGLDGFRCDAVPYLIEREGTNCENLPETHEILKEFRRVIDREYGGDRVLLAEANQWPEDVRPYFGEGDEFHMAFHFPLMPRLYMAIRREERLPILDIFTHTPAIPPSCQWCLFLRNHDELTLEMVTNEERDYMYYAYARDSQAKLNLGIRRRLAPLMDNDRRRIELLTCLLFTLPGSPILYYGDEIGMGDNIYLGDRNGVRTPMQWSGDRNAGFSTADESQLFLPVIADPVYGYQAVNVAAQQRTPSSLLNTMKRLIAARKRCRAFGRGSIEFLRPLNQNILAFLREHEDETILVVANLSERSQPVALDLARHRGAVPLELLGDTRFPPIGEAPYFLALGPHGFYWFRLERREPRPLRYGIEDTAI
- the ggt gene encoding gamma-glutamyltransferase; its protein translation is MPQLGYSFRPVALGREGMVASAHPLATLAGVDVLRAGGTAADAAVATNAVLAVTQPNSCGVGGDLFCLYYDAASRRIHFLNGAGRSGSRAGLEELRRRGLEQLPVLGPATVSVPGCVRGWGMLLERFGTRPLPELLAPAIHYAELGFAASSIVSQAIAELAPDNEDPEWHRVFRPAGGPPAAGELFVQPDLARTLKALAVDGPDLFYTGQVGRAIAGRLEAEGFLTPDDLARHRGEWGEPIATRYREYTIHQTPPPTQGLAALLAFNLLEGVPLARRRLHTVEHLHLLIEAVKLAYADRDRWIGDPEHARVPVASLLDKPYAARRRRELDPRKASAYAPGEPEGDTTGFVVADGRGNLVAVIQSLFNAFGSGVVVPGTGVTLHNRGRHFRVDPAHPSAFGPGKRPFHTLIASIVTQGDRPVLGFATMGGNGQAMFHIQVLTNVLDYGLDVQEAIERPRFLIGAFLPGEPSDTIHVENRVGARVLAGLARKGHHVKPAPSLFYKVGHAQAIALRDGTLWGGADPRGDGMALGF
- a CDS encoding neutral zinc metallopeptidase, which encodes MRWRSGRRSENIEDRRGMRVSPRVAGGGIGVIVLLLLALFFGVDPSLLLQQGVPEMAPEQNAPPATPRTDDPLRDFVSVVLADTEDTWEALFRRMNRVYEHPRLVLFSGAVESACGFAQAAVGPFYCPEDQKLYLDLSFFRDLRDRFGAPGDFAQAYVIAHEVGHHVQTLLGISQEVRGAQRRLSPAQANALSVMQELQADCFAGVWAHHADQSRQLLEQGDIEEGLNAAAAIGDDRLQRQGRGYVSPESFTHGTSAQRVGWFKRGIESGDVGQCETFSARNR